The Anguilla anguilla isolate fAngAng1 chromosome 2, fAngAng1.pri, whole genome shotgun sequence genome contains the following window.
gaTTCCACCACCCGTTGTTGATCCAACAGACTCCCCGCCAGGTGGCACGTACAATGAGCTGCACTGACCAAAGCACAGTTTATTCTGCACCGTCACCGTCTCACAGCCCGCTGCTGACACTCGCTgccaaagaaaaacaagcattaAAGACAGCCCACTCGCAGCTCAGCAATCCAGTATAGGCgatgtgttttttcatgttttaatgaaaaaaaataatgtaccgTTTTAAATTTTCTATTGGGAAAATTTGATAGGTTACAAAAGCAAAAACGTTAACACTGactgattttagaacatttgtttttgtaggtTATGGGCCAAAGGCATGCTGGGTAGCTTCTGTTTACCTGCGCGAAAGGCACTGCGGCACAGCTCTGCTTGGAGCTGTCCTTTGGGTTAATGGGCAATGCCAACACCTCCTTGTCTTGAGTGTTTTTGTTCATCGCCTTCTGCCACATCTCCTGCCCTTGTCTTCGCTTCATATTCGCACCAAAGAGCTGGAACGGTGCAGAAGGTCGCGTTTCCTTGACAGACAGCGCAGGGCCCGGTCGCCCGTGCGACAAGAAAACAGGCAAAGGCCCTCTTCGGCTCGGGCTGTTCTGGATAGCGGCACCCCTTCTAAACAAGGCGGACTGACGAAGGAAATTAGGGCTAATTTGGACTACTTTCACTCTTCCCTGAATAGGTTCCTCTGCTCCGTTGCCTGACGATTCGAAATCGCTTGCTCCGTCTTGGGGACGTTTAAATCCGAAGTGGGGGAAACCGTGAAGCACAGCACAAGACGCCGCCAGAAACACGTAGCTGACTGATAAAATCATTATGCAattagttaaaaaataaaaaaacacagaaaacaactaTTCTGGCGCTAACGTGAATTAATGTTCCGTTTTTGTTATGTGGTTCAAGGTTACTTTGTGTTACCTTGCTGTCGAAATTATGAGACGCTGTAGTCGCTGTCGCCCTTTTATAACAGACATGGCAGGAAAATTTAGAGGGTGCCAATATTCCCATACTAATTGCCGGACACATCTCGCGCCTGCCTAATATGACAAGGGAAATGTCAAACATTAAAGGATCTAGTTTATAACAGGTGAGTTTTCGATAGGGGGTGACAAGGCTGTTAAAGTGTTAGCTCTGGCTACTGTTCTTCAATCTATATGATACGGGATAGCGGTATAAGGACAAAAGAGCTTGTGCAAATACACGTTTCCTTAAAAAACGAACGGTTCATATTGCACAATGGCTGCATCAAAGCAAATGCAGGTAATTTACAGTAAGGTGACGGATATGTTTATAATCCTATAAAACTATGTGGAAATAGCCTACTGGTTTGTGCAGTGATACGGTGGTGCTGCTGGCCAATACTGGCTCCAAATAAGTCTCCCTTCCCAACATCTCCCAATCTTGAGTTAATTATCACAGAACTAATAGTATGCTTCATCAGATAAGGATGGACTGTGTTCCCTCATAGCTCGTTTGGTTTTTATTAATAAGTTTTGGATTTTTGTATTATCCTTACACTGCAGATTCAGATTTATGAGCATAAATAAAACGCAGCAGGGCAAGTAgtcttttaaaatacagcaggGCAAGTGGTCTTTTAAACGGCCAGTTTAAATTTAACGGCCAGTAAACCGACAGAAGGACTTGCCCCAGTCTGCAACAGGTCTATCATATGTTCACCAGGCTCTGCATGGGCGGCCCTCCGCGATGCCACGGcttccctccccttccctgccTTGCTGGTGTTTCCCGTGGTATGTGAGTGCTAATTAGCCCTCGGGCTTAACGTTCTCGccacttctctccctctccacggCGCTTTCCCAGGCCGGGGGTACCTGTCCTCACACCTGGCCGCGAGCAGCTGGCAGCCCCGCGGCGGTGCGAGTTCCCCCCGCTGCTGCCCGTGACACCTGAGGGACCTGAGCGGTCCTGGCTGGGTATTCCacacccccccgctcccccccccgccaccccacacGTGCAAAGGtgaactcacacactcacaccctggATTTCATGCCATTCTCAGTTACCACCTTTTATGGCTAAAATAATGTGAGTTTATATAAGAAAATACAGTAGAATGTAAAAGACAGAAGCCGCGTCGATGGAAGTACAGCGATTTATAAATATTGaaccaaaatgcaaaacaaaactgcacGTGAACATTGACAAGCTGAAATTTGCTGCATTTGCTTTTTACTTTCCATTTGTACTTTTTGACTGCAGTAAAAAATAGGTTTAAAtattgcgtgtgtgcatgttttgaaTCTGATCTGCAGTTGTTTTTAAGTGTATGCTTTCTAAATTCTGGCGGAgactgtgtgttttcagcaaaCAGCCAAATTGTCCATCAAATCTCCCACAAATAGTTTCTCATGCACCGTATGAAATACATCTTGGTATGAAGAATGCTGTGTGAATGTAGTGACAAATATGCACCATTCGCAGgccttcattctttttttctgaagaaactTTTCCAAGACatcttaaacatttttaaaggtaTTAGGTAATTGTTTGGTTTCATGGCTATTTTCCTAAGATAGCGTATTTATTTAGAAGATTatcatcatttaaaatacaaacgtGTATGGAGTAGCAACACTGGATTGCGGATTTAATCGAGCGTAGTTGACACCAGTTAATGGGGCCTGCTCAGGACAGGAGGCAGGAGAACATCCCAGGCCTTCCATTGAGCCCGTGTGCCCTAAAACACGTGACTGCGACAGCACACGCTTCCCACAGAGGCTTTCAGCAGCCTCCCCTCATAGGTATGcctgtgcatacatacatgggATTAGCATGTGCAATAAGCCTGACCTTGCACATAAGGAATAAACTGAATTGATTTCAGaactcaaataaaaatgtatgtgctgtatgaatGTCAATATGAATTTGTGTGGCATTGGCTGAGCATAATGCAACCAGGAAATAAGACAAACACTTTCCTCACAGAAAGCTTCTCCAAGCGGGAGTGCCAATCTAGAACCAGGATCCCCCTGTCCGTGTCTGTCCTTCCCCGTTATGAAATTATGGGCTGAACTGGTCCTGGACCGGTACTCTTTCTCTAAGACGCTTTGAGCTTACAGGCCCTGTAGTTTGGTGATTAGAGGGAAAATGAGGAAAAGCCTTCCACGAGTATTATAAtgcaatactttttaaaatgtagttttatttttatgcatttgtttgaaaTCGTAATTTACCcttaagtgaaatatttttgatgGTCATTAATTATGAGTTGAATAATTT
Protein-coding sequences here:
- the dand5 gene encoding DAN domain family member 5 yields the protein MILSVSYVFLAASCAVLHGFPHFGFKRPQDGASDFESSGNGAEEPIQGRVKVVQISPNFLRQSALFRRGAAIQNSPSRRGPLPVFLSHGRPGPALSVKETRPSAPFQLFGANMKRRQGQEMWQKAMNKNTQDKEVLALPINPKDSSKQSCAAVPFAQRVSAAGCETVTVQNKLCFGQCSSLYVPPGGESVGSTTGGGISSPCSRCAPSKVRSIVVSLRCRGKAEAREMRVMVVEECKCETGREEENVERTRPQLKR